Part of the Aquicella lusitana genome is shown below.
ACTGGGAGTATTGCCGGTCCAATGTGCTGGTAATGGAACGCATCTATGGCATTCCTGTTCACGATGTGGAAAGACTTCGCCGCGCCGGTGTCAATATGACAAAGCTGGCGCAACGGGGCATTGAAATCTTTTTTACCCAAGTATTTCGCGACAGCTTCTTCCACGCCGATCTGCATCCTGGCAATATTTTTGTTTGCGATACTGATCCTGAAAATCCTACTTATATCGCTGTGGATTTTGGTATCGCCGGTTCACTCAGCCATAATGATCAACGCTATCTGGCCGAAAATATGATTGCTTTTTTTAAACGCGATTATCAGCGCGTTGCTGAACTGCATATCGCCTGTGGCTGGCTACCGCCGGATACGCGCATTGACCAGTTCGAAGGCGCTATTCGTGCTGTGTCAGAACCTATCTTTGAACAACCCCTGCGCGATGTTTCATTCGGTCAATTACTGTTACGGTTATTCCAGGTGGCACGGCGATTTAATATCAATATCCAGCCGCAATTAGTTTTGCTACAGAAAACATTATTGAGCATAGAAGGCTTGAGCAGAACGTTGGCGCCTGATCTTGATCTCTGGGGATCCGCCGCGCCACAAATCGAAAAATGGTTAAAAAAACAGGTTGGGGTAAAAGCATTTTTCAACCGTATTCGTGAAAACCTGCCACTTTGGTCTGAACAGTTGCCCGAGATGCCTTCCCTGATTTATGAAGTATTGAAAGAATCCAAACAACAGCAGGAACGCGTACGCTTTGCCCGTATGATTTCAAACGCCCAAATAGAAGCAACGGCTCATATGACGAAAACGAAAGTCGTTTATTTTCTTACGGGTGTAGGTGTATCACTTCTGGCGATGGGTGTGTTTTTTTATTTCGGATTTTAAGGACTGATGCCATCTGCGCAAAACGCATTACTATTTGGTAAATTTCCGCTCTCGGCGTCTAAACCCCGCTGACAAGCAGCGGGACGGCGGTGGTTTAATCATCCCAGCCGCTTGTATCGTGTAAGCGCCGTGACAATTTTGTCTTCGATAGCCTTGTAACGCCAGCCCAATCCTTTGCTACCATTTATCATAATAACAAAGGCAAGCGGTTCTTTGTCCCCGCTAACTGCATAACCTGCGAGGCTCACGACCCCTGAAATTGTACCCGTTTTTGCACGC
Proteins encoded:
- the ubiB gene encoding ubiquinone biosynthesis regulatory protein kinase UbiB gives rise to the protein MKFITRLFRLARINFILARYNIDEIVLGSHWFYPMRFIMYFNPFYWTTGRKLPRGVRIRRALEDLGPIFVKIGQIISTRRDLLPDDIAIELAKLQDRVPPFSGVIAKATIEEALNCRIEDAFSEFDMNALASASIAQVHAARLLNGEAVVVKVLRPQIRKIIENDIDLLTTFATMAERYLSHARPFKPRQIVSEVAQTLYDELDLMREGANASQLRRNFAASPLLYVPKIHWEYCRSNVLVMERIYGIPVHDVERLRRAGVNMTKLAQRGIEIFFTQVFRDSFFHADLHPGNIFVCDTDPENPTYIAVDFGIAGSLSHNDQRYLAENMIAFFKRDYQRVAELHIACGWLPPDTRIDQFEGAIRAVSEPIFEQPLRDVSFGQLLLRLFQVARRFNINIQPQLVLLQKTLLSIEGLSRTLAPDLDLWGSAAPQIEKWLKKQVGVKAFFNRIRENLPLWSEQLPEMPSLIYEVLKESKQQQERVRFARMISNAQIEATAHMTKTKVVYFLTGVGVSLLAMGVFFYFGF